DNA from Actinoplanes sp. SE50/110:
GGGTGAGCGCGAACGACTTCGAGTTCTACAAGGCACACGTCGACGCGGGCGACAACGTGGTCTACGACGGTCCGGTGGCCGAGGACTCGGCGGCCTGGGCGACCGGCCGGATGATGTCGTCGGGTGCGGTGTTCCTGGCCGCCGGGCTGGGCTCGCCGAGGCTGTTCGAGTTCCCGCACTACGCGGCGAGCGCGCCGGACTACGAGGTGGTCAACGCCCTGTTCGGCAAGCGGTACGACCGGGGGCTGTACTTCCCGGGCGTGCTGACCGGCGCCAGGTTCGACTACTCCCGGCAGTTCGGCCAGTTCTTCCCGTACCCGGTGCGGGACGTCTACGGCTCGCTGGTGGTGCCGGAGAACATCGGCAACGTGGAGACCGAGGCGTTCAACAACCACCCGGTCCGGCTGCCGGCCGACATCGTCGCCTCGGCGCAGCGCAACCTGGTGGTCCGCGACGGCGTGGCCAGCTGCTTCTACCATGCCTACCTGGGCACCGACCATCTCAAGGACCTGATCGGGGGGATCAAGGCGGCCGGCTACACGTTCGTGAGCGCCGAGTCGACGCTTTCCGCCTAAAGTGCCTTTATGGATGTCGTCGACTTCTGGGTCCGGTCCTGGACCTCGGACGACCTGGCCGCCGCCCGCCGGGTGCTCAGCCCGCACGTCGAGGTGGAGTGGAACCTGGACGCCCCGGTCGACGACGAGGAGTTGCTGCAGGTCCTGCACCGGATAGCGGTCTTCGCCGACCATGTCGCGCTGACCGCCCGGACGGACGCGCTGGACGGCGCCGCGCTGATCTACGATCTCACGGCGCCGTTCGGCAGTGCCCGGCTGGCCGAGTTCCTCGCGGTCGAGGACGAGAAGATCGTCGAGATCCGGCACGTGTACGACGTGACCGCGATCGATCGATACTTCCCCGGCCTGTACGCCAACTAGAAGTTGCGGTCCAGCAGGTCGAACAGGGCCGCCCAGTGGCGCTGCTCGCCGGCCGGGTGGTGCATCGCCGTGTCCGACATGGTGTAACCGTGCGGCGCACCCTCGTACAGCTCGGACGTGTAGGTCACCCCGGCCTCGTCCAGCGCCGCCTCGAGCGTCTTGATCTGGTCCGGGGTCATCGAGGCGTCGTTGTCGGCGTGCCCGAAGTAGACCTCCCCGGTGATCGCGCCCACCCCCAGGTGCGGGCTGTGCTCGTCCCCGGTCACCACCCGGCCGGCGTGGAAGCTGCCCAGCACCTTGATCCGGTCGGGCAACGCGGACATCGCGATCAGCCCGTTCCGGCCGCCCATGCAGTAGCCGACCGCGCCGACCGGGCCGGGCGCGACGCCCTCCTGCGCGGCCAAGAAGTCGAGATACGCGGTGACGTCGGCGACCAGCCGCGGCGCCGTGAGGTTCTGCATCATCGGCATCAGCCGGCCGAAGGCGGCGCCGCGCTTCTCCGGGTCGGCCAGTTCAGCCGGGTCGACCAGCGGGCTCCGCTGGTCGCGGTACAGCAGGTTGGGGAGCAGCACCGCATAGCCGCGCTCGGCGATCCGGTCGGCCATCTCCCGCAGTCGCGGGCGCACCCCGAAGCCGTCCATGAAGATCAGAATTCCCGGGTACGGCCCGGGGCCGTCCGGCTTGACGAAGTAACCGTCGGCCGGGCCGTCGGCAGCTGGGATGTCGATCGAAGTCTGCTGCATTGCCGCGTCCTCTTCCGCCGCTGAGCTTGATCGAGGCGACGGTAACACCGACTGGTGGGATTCCTTCCCGAACGTCGTATTCTTCTGCGCATGGCCACCCGGCTCCGTGCGGATGCGCGCCGCAACCGAGCGGCCCTGCTCACCGCTGCCCGCGAGGTCTTCGCGGAGCAGGGCCTGGACGCTTCGCTGGACGAGATCGCCCGTCGCGCCGGGGTGGGCAACGCCACCCTCTACCGCCGGTTCCCGAGCCGCCGGCACCTGATCGCCGAGGTCTTCGCCGGCCACATGACGGCCGCGGTCCGGCTCGCCGACCAGGCGCTGGAGCACCCCGACCCGTGGGCCGCGTTCATCGGCTACCTGAGCCGGGTC
Protein-coding regions in this window:
- a CDS encoding dienelactone hydrolase family protein, translating into MQQTSIDIPAADGPADGYFVKPDGPGPYPGILIFMDGFGVRPRLREMADRIAERGYAVLLPNLLYRDQRSPLVDPAELADPEKRGAAFGRLMPMMQNLTAPRLVADVTAYLDFLAAQEGVAPGPVGAVGYCMGGRNGLIAMSALPDRIKVLGSFHAGRVVTGDEHSPHLGVGAITGEVYFGHADNDASMTPDQIKTLEAALDEAGVTYTSELYEGAPHGYTMSDTAMHHPAGEQRHWAALFDLLDRNF
- a CDS encoding TetR/AcrR family transcriptional regulator, whose translation is MATRLRADARRNRAALLTAAREVFAEQGLDASLDEIARRAGVGNATLYRRFPSRRHLIAEVFAGHMTAAVRLADQALEHPDPWAAFIGYLSRVCELQATDRGLAELLVTDAFDDDERLSALRAAAQQRAVDVLTRAQRAGRLRADFTRHDLWLVMMANAGVNRHATEPHAWRRQLALLIGGLATR